The Coffea arabica cultivar ET-39 chromosome 2c, Coffea Arabica ET-39 HiFi, whole genome shotgun sequence genome includes the window TCATCTTTGTTGATCAGTTACAAGTGGATTTCCCCATAACACTAGTATAATTCTCTTCTGTAAAGATTCTAGCCAGTTAGTGTAACATATATGCATGTATGTTCTCTATATGTAATTGCAAGTAAGTTCCATTTGTCACAATGTTTTAACTCTTGAGCCTCTAATTAAGCAGTGTATTAACTATACTAATCTTTGTTCTTGGTTGTCATTTTAGGAGTTTAACTGACGTAcgttcaaatgaatttttttttttcaaaagaaaaagtgtTTATAAGTAATTTTCCTACACTCTATATGTACACTTTGGTGTATGATCGTTGATTCAACGTACATCACTTCCCATAAATTAATGCCTGAAACAAACTCTATACAATACTGACCCTCCAAAGAGGGGATTGGTTAGTTGTACCTAAGATGATTGACATGTTAGGAGTACCTTTTGGAGCGAGTGTAGTTAATAAGGAAAaacacttttttcttttccaagttggaaatgaaaggaAAGATTGGTGGCTACAAACTGACtgttaagatctgaattcattatatatatatatattttttgataaaatggacaaGCAGATGAAAGTAACCTTGAAGCtctaaatatattatattaaaacagaGACATTAGATTCGATTATTGGCAACATTTCACTAGAATAGATCTGTGCTTGAAGGTCAAGACGGCTATACAATTGCCACATTTTTTTGGCTTCTTGATCACGTTATTATTGTGGAGTGTTGAAGATCCATCGTTCTggttacttttttaaaaaatatgttagACGCTTTTGACTACCAAGGACTTTTTAGGAATGTGTTTTGAACCAATAATGTAAGATGAGAAATTGATATTTTGTACATTGGCCACAAAGTACATTCGCACAGGCCAAACATTCGTATATATAATCTGACCACATCAAGACGAGATGAATAGATCATTTTTGGTGTCCGATAGTTTCAAGTTGACTTTAAATAAAATCATCGTTCCTTAGAACTTAATTAAATAGCAGCCTGTCTTTACAGGTCAGCAGTGAGGAAACGTGATTGCGTGCGTAGATGTGTTCAAATCCTTGGGGCTATAAAACTTCAATAACATTTGGATTTCTGCTGTGGGTTTGCCCgatacaaaatgaaatttttgcacTACATGAGAAAAGTAATgttagaaaattcaatattCTAATATTTGACAGCTGTTTGAACTGCACGCTCCGCGTTCTGCGAATACTTGAAAAGGAAGGAATTCGAAGCTTGTAGAGCCAGGAATATGCAGCTTAGTGCCCAAGGTTTGTAAAATCAGGATCCTACGTTGGATCAATTTTAGTTTCACAGGATCGGATTGTAGGATCGGATCGTAGAATCGTAAGATCCTACCAAAAACTCTTAATTGCAATTAAAGGTTGCAattctttgataaattacaaatatatcacaaatattttcatttatttgcaaaatggagttttgtatttcacaaatttacaaaaaaattgtaggatcgtacgatcctacgatcctacACGATCCTGCTACGATTTTATGCGATCCTGCAAAGATTAATATGATTTGCGACTCTGCATACGATTCGGATCGATTTTGATTATCCGGATCGTAagatcgtaggatcgtacgatctgGATCGCGATTTTGACAACTATGTTAGTGCCTTAGTCATCAAattgtaaaataaaataagtaacGGAAAAAAGAGGGCTCCAGGAGGAATTAAAATATTGTAGCCTTAGAACAGATAGCAATtaaaaattcttgcaaaagtaGCTTCAAAAAATAGTGATCAGATTATTATATTGGTTTTGGATAAtcgaaatgtttttttttttaaagtaagaCAATAATCGAGTGTGTTTTCAATATTGAAATGATTTGTAAAGAATATATGCACAACTATGAGTACTGATCTAAGTAAAACCTAATTTGAGGGTTTGCACATCTCAGATCTGAagttatatatatgtatatatactaAATCTGATTGGATTGGTATTGTAAtaaaaaattccaaatttagatgattttaaaatttggtagatagtacaaattgaaattttgaggtgCGAAGTGATGATATTTACAAGAACAACAAAGAGgataaaaaattcaagaaaaacttAATTATACTAAGCGACGTGCAACAACTCAAGCGACAGAAACAAATCAAAGAATATCTCATCTCCTTGATTAATTTTAGAGATTGCTATATTTATGTTTATTGTTTAGAAATGCCATGATCTGAAACCTACAGTACTTATCAAAGCTGCACAGAGGTCGTCGAAACTTGACCAAGCAACATTTTTGGAACGATTAATAAACCTCGAACTTAATTATAGCTAGTCGTCCATGTGTGGAATTCCTTTCTCGTGCAAAATTTTGCAGATGGAAAAAgccaaaagggcaaaaaaaaaaaaattaagaattctTTACGAGAGTATACAATACATGCGGTGCATGAACCTGTTATCTTCATGCAGACGAGGCTCAGTTGCTGCATCAATCTTCACATTTTTTCCTCAATGGTGTCTTGAGCAATAATATTTGACTCGTGGACCCCCTGGTCACTTTCAATGGAATACATGACTGATTTTGTTCATTTACAAAGTCTAGTTTAAATGTGTTGTTGATACATTATtatgctccaaaaaaaaaaattagaacttaACACGAAAAACAAATCCGGTAAACAAATTAATTACGCACGGATGATGCAGCTGGTCATTATATTTAGGGTTTGATAATTATCATTATATAAAATTTCAACCGTATTTAATTAGGTGATTGTAAAATGGTAATTAAACAGGTGCAAAGAAAGTGAAACAATTCCTACTGGTATTTACTGAATATTCTGTCCAGTTAAGTGAAATTAAAATTAACTGGTGCAGGCATAAATAACTAGTTAGTTATTGGAAGTTATTATGACACAAGCAATAATATATCCAACAGAATTTCCAAACATCTCCTTTATCATCTCTCTCATAAACCGGAAGTTTTATATCATCAGCCAACTTACTTTTACGTAGATTGATCTGATTAGCTAAAACTGCCAAATGAAACGGAGGAGttttattctctctctctctctctcatgggGATTAGTGGTCAAGGGATGATTGCAGCCATCGACATTCATCATTCTTCAAGAGACGTTTCCGAAGAAAGTCTTTGGAACCGATTGATTTCTTGAGTGggtcaaaaggaaaaaggggaagTCTGCCAAGTTCCTATCCCCTCTTCATGAGTCTTGCCATGCTTCAAACCTCTGCTCAAAAAAGTTTTGGTCAAAGATTTCAGCAATAAAGTAGATTAATAGGCAATTGGAGCTTTGAGTTCGCACTTCGTGCTCAACACAcgtttggaaatttttttacttttttatgaaaaaatattcttcaatcattttttttccacatatattaaatcgctacagtaaATTTATCTATAAAAACTCTAAAGAAATTGTAATCCAAATGGTATGGCGCTATCTATAGTATATTATGCCTTTTTACCTCAATTATAATTCCCAACCCGGTAAAAgtaaaatgattttattccggTGATTTTCTTGCTCTTATTGCTTTACAGAAGATGCTCCGTAATTTTGGTTTTAACTCTAAAGTTAAAGCTTCAAGAAAAAAGATATGATGTTATGTAAATCATCACATTATACCAATCAGGATTCAGGAAAGAAGAAAATCTCTGGTGCTGCGGTTACAGCCTGAAGGGCCTCAATGAGCAATTTCCTCTTTGCTATAAATAGTACAATGACGAATTCTTATAATAGgccgaaaaagaaaaaggacaaaTATGATACTGTTTTGGTCAACTTTCGGTCATATCAGGAGGAGTTAAGTATAAGCATTGTGATTACAAGATCTTGCTAGTTGGGGTTTATGCAACATACATTACCAAATACGGTAAAGCAGAATTAAACCTCCGTTTAGGAcctataataaattttttaaaaaaatggatatatttgacGGATCATTTTGGTCCACCTAAACGAAAAATCAAAGGTTCCCTAGACTAGAACTATCACAATGATTAAGAATACAAACCTTTCAACCTCGTGGATGATGAGCCAATGGTATCAAGTCTTGTCGTGTTTATGTAACATAGCTAATGCTTCTTGTGATTACATACCACCCGTTTGGTTTGCCCAACGAATGGCAATGACTATAGCTCTTTCAATGGTAATGGTTTACGAGGAAATCCTTCACATGAAAACTAATGCTTGGTAGCAGTAATTGTTGTGGTTatggctgcaaacgaatcgagagCGGCTCGACTCAATCTCGATCAACATCGAACTCTAGTCGAGTTTGAGTTGATcaaatcgaaatcgaaatcgaatTGGAGTACAAAAATACTAAGGGACTGCTTGGTTAAAGGGTTTGAGAATCACAGAAAGGAATTAACCCCTTATTTGTTGCTTGGGTTAAGTCTATTGGAATGCAAATTTTGGAATCATTTCTAAAAAAATCAGACTTATCCCATTCCCTAGCAAATTGggaggttttggacaaaactcTCAACTTATTCCCTCAGACAACATTTATGATGGATCTACCCTTTCTTTCTCTCCATCACACGCCgctccttttgtttttcttcttcgtCAGATTTCCtatctcttcttcttcatcatatAGTATTTATCTCTTAtctaaaatttcttgaaaaaaaataaatctaaaGTAGATCTAAATAGGATAGGAATGGACAAATATCTTCAGCGATAAAGAGGAGTAGATTTCAAGTTAGGGACAGGAATTCGGTAAGAAGCAAGGACTGATTGTACAGCGACAAAGAGCAGTGGGTTTCGACTCTCCTTGGACAGCGAATTCTGGAGTTGAAGAGTCTAAACAAGGATCAACTGCATTGAAAATCTCTTCTTGTCTTCGATGTTGCCGCTTTCATAGGGAAGTTCGATGACTTTAAACTCATCAAATAATCCGTACAGATAATGTCTTGAAATGCCCATGAAGGGAACAAAAACCTTGTCTCCACCGAGAAGGGAGAAGTTCTGATTCCGAGTCCTTATAATAtcaaatttgtttaaatatgaaaaattggttaaatagcacattaaatacaaaacttaccagtttcccataaagagttggtatgttatggataatttcttttttcttttaactttcacatatttaatttatgttaaatacaaaacatactagttttcctttgggcgctatttaatcaatttttcctataaaaaactggtatgtttcccataaagagttggtacaaaacatactacaaaacctaccagttttccATAAAGAGCTAGTATGTTATGCGCTATTAAccaaattttcatatttaaacaaatttatgaaaattaaaagCGTTTTTATTTGGAAGAATGCATTCCTTGGTTGCGTTTTTCACCCTTTGGGAAGAGACTAAAAAATCACCATCTTTTAGGaagttagtttaaaaacttCATCGTTTTGGGAATTTACTCCTTGTTAATGCAGCcactatatttattttctagtattaattttttttatggtttatgattttcttatgttttatcAAAAAGTTAATAACTATTGTAGTTACAATTATGAAGATGTTAATTTGTTGTAtgtgtaattcttttgtttattagtgataaatttgaaatttaattgtaTTTAATTCCGAAACACCCATCAAACCAAGCATCAGGAATTGGAATGATGCTAATTCCAATGTGTGAACCAAACTatatattggaatgaaaagtttaGTTCCAAAACCAGAATCTATGATTCCATTTCATTTACGATTCCAATCTGTGAAATAAGCAGCCCCTAAGTTCGTTAACTTGTGCCGGCTTGGattcgattatatatatatttttattttgatagtaaaattatacatatattcctaatattttattatttattaagaaaaattattagtttatttatttttaaaaataaaaaaattattttatttatttttttaaaaataaaataaattattttatttattttttttaaaaataaaataaattattttatttatttttttaaactcgagctcgagcttggtatTTTAAACTCATCGAGTTTGATTTTCGTAAAATTATAttgagactcgactcgattaggtCGAATTCCAACACAACTCGACTCGTTTACACCCCTAGTTGTGGTATAGGAATCAACctctttttaattaatttttcttggATTATGTTCTGTTTTGTCACCAAAAACATTTTAAGTTGCTCAAATAGTAACAAAATTCATGACTGTAccttaaatttcattttaagTTGCTCAAATTTCATCTCAAGCCTCTTGCTTTATAACagaatcaacaaaaaaaaaaaaaaagcccaagAGATGAGGGCCAAAATCGTTACAAATGCCTAAATCTATTGAAGTTTGGGATTCAAATTTCATGATTTATAAGTAAATCAACAAAAAATTAACAAATGAGAGCCAAAAAACAACCATACATATTTTGGATCCGCCAAAATTTGTGTATGAAtcccaagaaaaaagaaatccgTCATTCCAACAGCACGACCTCTGTCTAGACTAAATTGAGagcaatggaaaaaaaaagagagtaatATGTTGTGGAGGGAGAAAGGAGACGTACACATCGATGAAGATGCAATTAGAAGAAGCAAAAGAAGGGGatgaagattaaaaaaaaataatgcagATTGAGAAAGACCTCAACCCTGCTACACTTTTTGCTTATTTGCGCGTTCCCTCCACTATAGCCACCAGGCTTTGTGCATTGAGTGCCCAGCCCAAACAAAAGCATAGCAGATTTGCAATCACCTGTAACAGAAGCCCAACACATACTCCCTCAGATTCATAGGTTCCCTGATCCATCATTCGTTAAGCCAAGAATTTGCATATTACTACCACTTTTTAATTCCCGGAAAACCCCAACTTAATTGGGTTCAATTTGAATACCTCGTCGTCAAgtgtttaagaaaaatttttgaccaaaaaaaaaaaatgtcaagcAATAATTGACATTATAAATGTGGACATTAACATTTAAAATTAAATTCTATATTCAACCGCAGCAGACTCTTGCTAATTGAATGGCATCTCTCGAATGGTTGATAAGATTGAAAGACTAATCAAATGATTCAAACACAAGTTAAGCTTGTTCTTCAACTAATCAAATTAAACATTTAAAATTATTAGTAATTTGTGTAAGAAAAGTTTCAATTTAGCAAAACTTGACGTAATTACatcaaaatttataaattttacaTATAAAAAACTCGAGCTACTCGAAATCGACCGGATGGACGGAGCTGGTTACAGGAAAAATCTGTTTTTGCACCGGCACATTCTATTATTGGAAACGAAGGAAAAAataatggaaaagaaaagggcgAGTAATAAATTTCTTGCGAAGTGGACGTTGTCACCTTCAAAAGACCTCTCAAATATCATCCGAAATCAGCAGATAAGGTTTcgcctttcttcttcctctcctccCTTCTCCCAGCTCCTTTTACCTCTCCCCTCCACAGCAGAACCAGCCGAGGCAAAATGCTCTCTCTGACCATGATAAACACTGCAAAACCCCTCTCCCTATCCACCCCATTTCTCCCCAGTCTGCTCAACCCTCACAAGCTTCTTCCACCCCTTCCTCGCTCCAAACATCCTAACTCTGTCGTTGCTCTCATTATTCCCCCAAAATCCTCCGCCGCACAACAGCAACAGCTCTACCAACCCTTCAGACCTCCTCCTTCCCCACTTCCCCCTCAATACCGCAATCTCGACACCAACGGCCGCCTTGAGATCCTCTCCAACCGCCTCGGTCCCTGGTTTGAGTACGCCCCTTTAATCTCTGCCTTATTTCAAGAAGGATTCACCCCTCCAACTCTCGAAGAGATCACCGGAATCTCCGGGGTCGAGCAGAACAGGCTTGTTGTGGCAGCTCAAGTACGCGAGTCTTTAGTTCAATCGGAAATAGACCCTGACATCTTATCGTTTTTTGATACTGGTGGGGCTGAATTGTTGTATGAAATAAGGCTGTTGAGTGCTTCCCAGCGTGCTTCGGCGGCCAAATATTTAGTTTTGAACAAATTTGATGCGAGAATGACTCTAGAGCTGGCCAGGGCCATAAAGGATAAGCCGAGGAGGAAAGGCGAAAAGGGTTGGGAGAGTTTTGATGGTGATCTTCCTGGGGATTGTTTGGCATTCATGTATTTTAGGCAGGCACAGGAGCATAGGACTGCGTCGTCCCCCGAATTGTGGAGAAGTGCGTTGGAGAGGGCTCTGCAGGCTGTGGAATCTGAAAATGGGAGAGAAAGGGTGTTGGAGGAGCTTGAGGGGGAGAAAGATGGGGAGGACAAGGATAAAGAAGGCGCAGCTGCTGATAGAGTCGTGGTGCCTGTTGTGAGGATGCAGACTGGGGAGGTTGCTGAGTCTAGCGTAGTGGCGGTTTTGCCAGTTTGTAGAGCAGAGGAGAGGGAAGTTGAGGTGGAGGAGGCGCCGTGGGAGTGCGCAGGTGTAGGGGATTTCGGAGTAGTGGAGGCAGAGAAAGGGTGGGGTAGGTGGGTGGTGTTACCGGGGTGGGAGCCGGTGGCTGGTTTAAAGAGAGGGGGAGTGGCCGTGGCATTTAAGAACGCGAGGGTGTTGCCGGGGAGAGCGAAGAAGTGGAACAGAGAGGAGGCAATTCTGGTGGTGGCTGATAGAGGGAGGAAAGAGGTAGTGACTGATGATAATTTTTACTTGGTGGTTGGTGGAGGGAATGGCAGTGTTGAGGAGGGGTTGAAGGTTGAGAGAGGATTGGAATTGAAGGAAATCGGTGTCAAGGAGAGTTTAGGTACTGTAGTTTTGGTGGTTAGACCGCCAAGAGAAGAGTACGATGACCAACTAAGTGATGAAGATTGGGAATAAGACACAGGGGATACAGTAGTTAAAAAGATTGTCAAGTTGGAGGTTTCCATTAGTCTACCGGAGGAACAAGATCACACTGCACATATCATATTCATCCTATTCAAGTCAGAAATGTGCTCATAATTCGTGTTGCCTCGCTGATGGTGGAGGCCGCTGCTTCAAGCTGGTAGCATTTAGTACACTTTTTCCTACTTAGAGAGTATTCTGAAGTCTAGCGTAAGAAGGTGCGAGCTTGAAATGACTAAGTTGCCAACTTGCCATATGCAGAAGAATTACGCAACACATGCAAAAGGAGGAAACAAAGCGAGGAAGAGATTTGGTTTTTGCTTCTAGCTCGTAGGGAATACATACTATTAGAACTTTGTCCAATTGTTATTGGTTGGCTTCCTGGTATTCACATCTTGCTTTTGTCACCTGAAGCCGCTACTTCCagtcttgtctttttttttggaaaaaaaaaaaggactctTTGAAGCATACTTGAGCATTAATCTTAAAGTCTGGAATAGGATACAGAAAATTGAGAGATTCACCCAGTGCTTTGTGTGCAATAAGCATCAATTCATGCTGTGGAAAGTTTTGTTAAAACTCTCAAGCAGCTAATCATCTTATTAGTCATTTCTGGGCCGTAAGCAAGTTTCATGTGAGAAAATTAGGAGCACGCTCAGAATCAATGGAACCTTCCCATCTTCACTATAATCTTCCATCTCCCTCCTCGTCTGTTATGCTGCTTTCCTCCGGCTGCAACAACAATTTTCTACTTCCCTCTCCCTCTGGTGCTCATGACGTATGATGGTGCCACATTATGTGCAATTTGAGAGATGAATGAAGCATGCAGATATGATTAGCTATTCAATGAACTCAATCAAAGAAAAGAACTTAATATGAATATGAATATATGATACCGGTTGTAAGGCTACCAAACTGAGCTAATTTTTCAGCAAACAAGCCTCTAATATTACTGCAAGAACACTTTAGGGCAACTATACCAATTAAAACCACCCTTTACAAGAAATTGTTCCTCCAAGGTAACTACAAAGCACTAATCTTCTAACAAGAACAGAGCAAAATATTTAGTTTCATTCTCCTGCAAATCTACTTTTCCCTACCTCACTGTTCTTTCATTTCACCACAATCTTCTATCACAACCGGTGAAGAAGTCTTTCCACTGGCTGAGCCCACCTTCTCCATTGCCTCGACAACATTATAACCCTCCACAACCTGCCCAAACACCACATGCTTATTATCAAGCCAAGGTGTGCTAACAGTAGTGATAAAGAATTGAGATCCGTTAGTATTTGGTCCAGCATTTGCCATCGAAAGAAGGCCAGGTTGGATGTGCTTcttttggaaattttcatcAGCAAATTTCATTCCATAGATAGATTCTCCTCCTGTCCCATTTCCCCTAGTGAAGTCTCCACCTTGACACATAAAACTTGGAATGATGCGGTGAAAGGTTGAGCCCTTATAATGAAGTGGTTTCCCTGAAATTCCAATGCCTTTCTCTCCAGTGCAAAGAGCGCGAAAGTTTTCAGCAGTTTTAGGAGTAGTATCTGCAAACAATTTAAACACAACCCGGCCAGCCTTCACATTTCCAATCAGTATGTCGAAGAACACCTTAGGATTCGACATTTTCTGTGAACAGAGATCATATCCGATCAGTAACATAGCGTCAAACATTACCCGCAAATGGCAGCAGGACAATctaaatctcaatccaaactGTATAAAATCACACAGATTTACATACAAGAACTAGAATACAACAAATCATAAGTATTCATGTATcaacattttaccaattcatCCACTTCAAGAGTGTTTTCCAAAAGCCCATGCAGGAAGACAACCATTTATACAGACAATACCACAACGAGAACATGAATTTTTCATGTATAGCAGGGAGTACAAAGATCTCGAAACAT containing:
- the LOC113725594 gene encoding rubisco accumulation factor 1.1, chloroplastic, with the protein product MLSLTMINTAKPLSLSTPFLPSLLNPHKLLPPLPRSKHPNSVVALIIPPKSSAAQQQQLYQPFRPPPSPLPPQYRNLDTNGRLEILSNRLGPWFEYAPLISALFQEGFTPPTLEEITGISGVEQNRLVVAAQVRESLVQSEIDPDILSFFDTGGAELLYEIRLLSASQRASAAKYLVLNKFDARMTLELARAIKDKPRRKGEKGWESFDGDLPGDCLAFMYFRQAQEHRTASSPELWRSALERALQAVESENGRERVLEELEGEKDGEDKDKEGAAADRVVVPVVRMQTGEVAESSVVAVLPVCRAEEREVEVEEAPWECAGVGDFGVVEAEKGWGRWVVLPGWEPVAGLKRGGVAVAFKNARVLPGRAKKWNREEAILVVADRGRKEVVTDDNFYLVVGGGNGSVEEGLKVERGLELKEIGVKESLGTVVLVVRPPREEYDDQLSDEDWE
- the LOC113725595 gene encoding peptidyl-prolyl cis-trans isomerase, which gives rise to MSNPKVFFDILIGNVKAGRVVFKLFADTTPKTAENFRALCTGEKGIGISGKPLHYKGSTFHRIIPSFMCQGGDFTRGNGTGGESIYGMKFADENFQKKHIQPGLLSMANAGPNTNGSQFFITTVSTPWLDNKHVVFGQVVEGYNVVEAMEKVGSASGKTSSPVVIEDCGEMKEQ